A section of the Sceloporus undulatus isolate JIND9_A2432 ecotype Alabama chromosome 3, SceUnd_v1.1, whole genome shotgun sequence genome encodes:
- the DNAJB13 gene encoding dnaJ homolog subfamily B member 13 isoform X2: protein MWGNFLSYRKLALKYHPYKNKEPWAPEKFKQIAEAYDVLSDPVKKGVYDKFAEEGLKGGIPLEFGLDTPWTEGYVFHGNPEKVFREFFGGDNPFAEFYTSEGAEVNMAFGGLRGRGVKKQDPPIERDLYLSLEDLFYGCTKKIKISRRVMNEDGHASTIKDKILTIDVQPGWKQGTRITFQQEGDQGPNIIPADIIFIVKEKLHPRFKRDEDNLIYVARIPLGKALIGCTIDVRTLDERLLNIPINDIVHPKYFKVVPGEGMPLSKDPTCKGDLFMYFDIVFPARLTPAKKDLLREALLT from the exons ATGTGGGGAAATTTTCTAAG ttatCGGAAGCTTGCTTTGAAGTACCACCCTTATAAGAATAAGGAACCCTGGGCTCCGGAGAAATTCAAGCAAATTGCTGAAGCCTATGATGTCTTGAGTGACc CGGTAAAGAAGGGTGTCTATGACAAATTTGCAGAAGAAGGCCTTAAAGGAGGAATTCCTTTGGAGTTTGGGCTTGACaccccctggacagaaggctatGTATTCCACGGAAACCCTGAGAAAGTCTTCCGAGAATTCTTTGGAGGAGACAACCCTTTTGCTG AGTTCTACACATCCGAAGGGGCAGAAGTGAACATGGCCTTTGGGGGACTGCGGGGACGGGGAGTGAAGAAACAAGACCCTCCCATTGAGCGAGATCTCTACCTGTCCCTGGAAGACTTATTCTATGGATGTACCAAAAAAATCAAGATTTCACGCAGG GTGATGAATGAAGATGGCCATGCATCCACCATTAAAGATAAGATCCTGACGATCGATGTCCAGCCAGGCTGGAAGCAAGGAACCAGGATTACCTTTCAACAAGAGGGGGACCAG GGCCCCAACATCATCCCAGCCGACATCATCTTCATCGTGAAGGAGAAGCTCCATCCCCGGTTTAAACGTGATGAAGACAATCTGATCTATGTGGCGAGGATCCCTCTGGGAAAG GCTCTGATTGGGTGCACCATAGATGTGAGAACCCTGGATGAACGCCTGCTCAACATCCCCATCAATGACATTGTCCA CCCCAAGTATTTCAAAGTTGTTCCAGGAGAAGGGATGCCCTTGTCCAAAGACCCCACCTGCAAAGGGGACCTCTTCATGTACTTCGATATCGTCTTCCCTGCCAGACTTACCCCGGCCAAAAAGGATCTCCTGCGGGAAGCCCTCTTGACCTGA
- the DNAJB13 gene encoding dnaJ homolog subfamily B member 13 isoform X1 has translation MGQDYYAVLDLTRSAKDADIKKAYRKLALKYHPYKNKEPWAPEKFKQIAEAYDVLSDPVKKGVYDKFAEEGLKGGIPLEFGLDTPWTEGYVFHGNPEKVFREFFGGDNPFAEFYTSEGAEVNMAFGGLRGRGVKKQDPPIERDLYLSLEDLFYGCTKKIKISRRVMNEDGHASTIKDKILTIDVQPGWKQGTRITFQQEGDQGPNIIPADIIFIVKEKLHPRFKRDEDNLIYVARIPLGKALIGCTIDVRTLDERLLNIPINDIVHPKYFKVVPGEGMPLSKDPTCKGDLFMYFDIVFPARLTPAKKDLLREALLT, from the exons ATGGGGCAGGACTATTACGCCGTGCTAGATCTCACCCGCAGCGCTAAGGACGCCGACATCAAGAAGGC ttatCGGAAGCTTGCTTTGAAGTACCACCCTTATAAGAATAAGGAACCCTGGGCTCCGGAGAAATTCAAGCAAATTGCTGAAGCCTATGATGTCTTGAGTGACc CGGTAAAGAAGGGTGTCTATGACAAATTTGCAGAAGAAGGCCTTAAAGGAGGAATTCCTTTGGAGTTTGGGCTTGACaccccctggacagaaggctatGTATTCCACGGAAACCCTGAGAAAGTCTTCCGAGAATTCTTTGGAGGAGACAACCCTTTTGCTG AGTTCTACACATCCGAAGGGGCAGAAGTGAACATGGCCTTTGGGGGACTGCGGGGACGGGGAGTGAAGAAACAAGACCCTCCCATTGAGCGAGATCTCTACCTGTCCCTGGAAGACTTATTCTATGGATGTACCAAAAAAATCAAGATTTCACGCAGG GTGATGAATGAAGATGGCCATGCATCCACCATTAAAGATAAGATCCTGACGATCGATGTCCAGCCAGGCTGGAAGCAAGGAACCAGGATTACCTTTCAACAAGAGGGGGACCAG GGCCCCAACATCATCCCAGCCGACATCATCTTCATCGTGAAGGAGAAGCTCCATCCCCGGTTTAAACGTGATGAAGACAATCTGATCTATGTGGCGAGGATCCCTCTGGGAAAG GCTCTGATTGGGTGCACCATAGATGTGAGAACCCTGGATGAACGCCTGCTCAACATCCCCATCAATGACATTGTCCA CCCCAAGTATTTCAAAGTTGTTCCAGGAGAAGGGATGCCCTTGTCCAAAGACCCCACCTGCAAAGGGGACCTCTTCATGTACTTCGATATCGTCTTCCCTGCCAGACTTACCCCGGCCAAAAAGGATCTCCTGCGGGAAGCCCTCTTGACCTGA
- the DNAJB13 gene encoding dnaJ homolog subfamily B member 13 isoform X3 has translation MGQDYYAVLDLTRSAKDADIKKAYRKLALKYHPYKNKEPWAPEKFKQIAEAYDVLSDPVKKGVYDKFAEEGLKGGIPLEFGLDTPWTEGYVFHGNPEKVFREFFGGDNPFAEFYTSEGAEVNMAFGGLRGRGVKKQDPPIERDLYLSLEDLFYGCTKKIKISRRVMNEDGHASTIKDKILTIDVQPGWKQGTRITFQQEGDQGPNIIPADIIFIVKEKLHPRFKRDEDNLIYVARIPLGKALIGCTIDVRTLDERLLNIPINDIVQLTPAKKDLLREALLT, from the exons ATGGGGCAGGACTATTACGCCGTGCTAGATCTCACCCGCAGCGCTAAGGACGCCGACATCAAGAAGGC ttatCGGAAGCTTGCTTTGAAGTACCACCCTTATAAGAATAAGGAACCCTGGGCTCCGGAGAAATTCAAGCAAATTGCTGAAGCCTATGATGTCTTGAGTGACc CGGTAAAGAAGGGTGTCTATGACAAATTTGCAGAAGAAGGCCTTAAAGGAGGAATTCCTTTGGAGTTTGGGCTTGACaccccctggacagaaggctatGTATTCCACGGAAACCCTGAGAAAGTCTTCCGAGAATTCTTTGGAGGAGACAACCCTTTTGCTG AGTTCTACACATCCGAAGGGGCAGAAGTGAACATGGCCTTTGGGGGACTGCGGGGACGGGGAGTGAAGAAACAAGACCCTCCCATTGAGCGAGATCTCTACCTGTCCCTGGAAGACTTATTCTATGGATGTACCAAAAAAATCAAGATTTCACGCAGG GTGATGAATGAAGATGGCCATGCATCCACCATTAAAGATAAGATCCTGACGATCGATGTCCAGCCAGGCTGGAAGCAAGGAACCAGGATTACCTTTCAACAAGAGGGGGACCAG GGCCCCAACATCATCCCAGCCGACATCATCTTCATCGTGAAGGAGAAGCTCCATCCCCGGTTTAAACGTGATGAAGACAATCTGATCTATGTGGCGAGGATCCCTCTGGGAAAG GCTCTGATTGGGTGCACCATAGATGTGAGAACCCTGGATGAACGCCTGCTCAACATCCCCATCAATGACATTGTCCA ACTTACCCCGGCCAAAAAGGATCTCCTGCGGGAAGCCCTCTTGACCTGA